A section of the Tachysurus fulvidraco isolate hzauxx_2018 chromosome 7, HZAU_PFXX_2.0, whole genome shotgun sequence genome encodes:
- the psmd4a gene encoding 26S proteasome non-ATPase regulatory subunit 4a: MVLESTMVCVDNSEYMRNGDFLPTRLQAQQDAVNIVCHSKTRSNPENNVGLITMANNCEVLTTLTLDTGRILSKLHSVQPLGKISFCTGIRVAHLALKHRQGKNHKMRIIAFVGSPVEDNEKDLLKLAKRLKKEKVNVDVINFGEEEVNTEKLTAFVNTLNGKEGTGSHLVTVPPGPSLADALLSSPILAGEGGTMMGLGASDFEFGVDPSADPELALALRVSMEEQRQRQEEEARRAAAQSAAEAGIVTPSVDESEEALLKMSVSQPETGVTSLPDFSSMTEEEQIAYAMQMSLAGGEFGESMDTGAPMDTAESAKEEDDYDVMQDPEFLQSVLENLPGVDPNNEAIRNAMGSLASQSGTKPDGKKDEEKKK, from the exons ATGGTGCTCGAAAGCACTATGGTCTG TGTGGACAACAGTGAGTACATGAGGAATGGTGACTTCCTGCCGACCCGACTACAGGCACAGCAGGACGCTGTCAATATTGTATGTCACTCAAAGACACGCAGCAATCCAGAAAACAATGTTGGGCTTATCACTATGGCAAA taactGTGAGGTCCTGACTACTTTAACGCTAGACACTGGGCGCATCCTCTCCAAACTGCACTCCGTTCAACCCCTTGGCAAGATCAGCTTTTGTACTGGCATCAGAGTAGCCCAT TTGGCACTGAAGCACAGACAGGGGAAGAACCACAAGATGAGGATCATCGCTTTTGTTGGCAGTCCAGTGGAGGACAATGAGAAAGAT CTGTTGAAACTGGCAAAACGTCTGAAGAAGGAGAAGGTCAACGTCGATGTGATTAATTTTGGAGAAGAG GAAGTGAACACTGAGAAGTTGACTGCATTTGTAAACACTCTAAATGGAAAGGAAGGAACGGGCTCTCACCTGGTCACAGTTCCTCCTGGTCCCAGCTTGGCAGACGCGCTGCTCTCCTCTCCTATCCTGGCAGGCGAGGGTGGCACCATGATGGGTCTGGGAGCTAGTGACTTTGAGTTTGGGGTGGATCCCAGTGCAGATCCTGAGCTTGCCCTG gctctGCGTGTGTCCATGGAGGAGCAGAGGCAGCGCCAGGAGGAAGAGGCTCGGAGAGCGGCTGCCCAATCAGCTGCTGAAGCAGGAATTGTCACTCCTTCTGTTGATG AATCAGAGGAAGCTCTGCTGAAGATGTCTGTGTCTCAGCCTGAGACTGGTGTGACATCACTGCCAGATTTCAGCAGCATGACTGAGGAGGAGCAGATTGCTTATGCCATGCAGATGTCCCTGGCTGGAGGAG AATTTGGTGAGTCAATGGACACTGGGGCTCCAATGGACACAGCCGAATCTGCAAAG GAAGAGGATGACTATGATGTAATGCAGGACCCAGAATTCCTCCAAAGTGTACTAGAGAATTTGCCTGGTGTGGACCCCAACAACGAGGCCATCCGTAATGCCATGGGCTCCTTAGCTTCTCAGAGCGGAACCAAGCCAGATGGCAAAAAGgatgaggagaagaagaaatga
- the pip5k1aa gene encoding phosphatidylinositol-4-phosphate 5-kinase, type I, alpha, a, producing MATAGPVPTEGAFSNRPAGTLRMASVEGQTSLSSSQTNKRTIGHRGIDPTGETTYKKTTSSALKGAIQLGIAHTVGSLSQKPERDVLMQDFEVVESIFFPSEGSNLTPGHHHGDFRFKTYAPIAFRYFREMFGIRSDDYLYSLCNDPLIELSNPGASGSVFYVSSDDEFIIKTVQHKEAEFLQKLLPGYFMNLNQNKRTLLPKFYGLYCIQAAGKNIRIVVMNNLLPRAVPMHLKYDLKGSTYKRRASPKERIKSVPTYKDLDFIQDLPEGLALETDHYNALCKTIQRDCLLLQSFKIMDYSLLVGIHNVDRVSGEEASAPVHDQKKNQGQKPLYCTTMEAIQGEVKGKSAPQCTESTGGMPAHSPKGERLLIFIGIIDILQSYRFVKKLEHSWKALVHDGDTVSVHRPGFYAERFQKFMCSTVFRKSSIKMSHSKKMRGVTAGQRKGNTAVAGQTQQGQPLVMAAHTNAEQTQPDEEPTPIHIDSAESPTSETPGSGENDPSPDLITSPLASVLADATLSREE from the exons ATGGCTACAGCTGGTCCAGTCCCTACCGAGGGAGCTTTCTCCAATA GACCTGCTGGAACTCTAAGGATGGCATCTGTTGAA GGCCAGACCTCTTTGAGTTCATCACAGACCAATAAGAGAACCATCGGTCATCGTGGGATTGACCCTACAGGAGAGACGACATACAAAAAG ACAACTTCATCTGCCCTGAAAGGTGCGATCCAACTGGGCATTGCACACACTGTGGGCAGTTTGAGCCAGAAGCCAGAGAGAGATGTTCTCATGCAGGACTTCGAAGTAGTGGAGAGTATTTTCTTTCCCAG CGAGGGCAGTAATTTAACTCCTGGACACCACCATGGCGACTTCAGGTTTAAAACCTATGCCCCAATTGCCTTCCGCTACTTCAGAGAGATGTTTGGAATACGGTCTGATGACTACCTT TATTCGCTGTGTAACGATCCCCTGATAGAGCTGTCAAACCCTGGAGCCAGCGGGTCTGTCTTTTATGTCTCCAGTGATGATGAGTTCATCATTAAAACTGTCCAGCACAAGGAGGCAGAGTTCCTGCAAAAATTACTGCCTGGGTATTTCATG aaCCTGAACCAAAACAAGCGTACACTTCTGCCAAAGTTCTATGGCCTCTACTGCATACAGGCTGCAGGGAAGAACATCCGCATTGTGGTAATGAACAACTTGCTGCCACGCGCTGTGCCCATGCACCTTAAATATGACCTGAAGGGATCCACATACAAGCGTCGTGCCTCAcctaaagagagaataaagagcgTCCCCACCTATAAAGACTTGGACTTCATCCAGGACCTGCCCGAGGGCCTAGCACTGGAGACAGATCATTATAATGCACTATGCAAGACCATCCAACGAGACTGCCTG TTGCTGCAGAGCTTTAAGATCATGGACTACAGTCTGCTTGTGGGGATTCACAATGTGGACCGGGTGTCAGGAGAAGAGGCATCTGCGCCAGTGCATGATCAGAAGAAAAATCAGGGCCAGAAGCCCCTCTACTGCACAACCATGGAGGCAATTCAGGGAGAAGTCAAGGGCAAGAGTGCACCACAGTGCACTGAGAG CACGGGAGGAATGCCAGCACATAGCCCAAAGGGGGAGAGGTTGCTGATCTTTATTGGTATCATCGACATCCTCCAGTCCTACAG gtTTGTGAAAAAGTTGGAGCACTCGTGGAAAGCCTTGGTTCATGATGGG GACACAGTGTCAGTACACAGGCCTGGCTTCTATGCAGAACGCTTCCAGAAGTTCATGTGCAGTACCGTTTTCAGGAAATCTTCAA TTAAAATGTCCCATTCTAAGAAGATGCGTGGAGTCACTGCAGGGCAACGCAAGGGAAACACTGCAGTGGCTGGACAAACCCAGCAGGGTCAGCCGCTGGTTATGgcagcacacacaaatgcagaaCAAACTCAACCAGACGAAGAGCCGACTCCGATACATATTGACAGTGCCGAGTCTCCTACCTCAGAGACACCAGGAAGTGGAG aaaacGACCCTAGCCCTGACCTCATTACTAGCCCTCTTGCAAGTGTCTTAGCTGATGCAACACTCTCGAG AGAGGAATAG